One window of the Ureibacillus sp. FSL W7-1570 genome contains the following:
- the istB gene encoding IS21-like element helper ATPase IstB — protein sequence MNPTTNYQQLIQNLDYLKLKQMSLHLNEVLDFSVNHQLSLVDTLVKLTNYEIDVREQNMIQSMVKVAAFPHLKEIKDFDFSFQPSINQKQILDFLTLRFIEANENIVFLGPSGVGKTHLATSIGIEAAKKRTSTYFIKCHDLIQNLKKARLENRLESRLKHYTKYKLLIIDEIGYLPIDAEDAKLFFQLIDMRYEKRSTILTTNVNFKAWDEIFQEPKLANAILDRILHHATVVTIVGDSYRLKNHLEKENE from the coding sequence ATGAATCCTACAACAAACTATCAACAACTCATACAAAACTTAGATTATTTGAAGCTCAAGCAAATGTCCTTACATTTAAATGAAGTCTTAGACTTCAGCGTTAACCATCAATTGTCACTGGTAGATACGCTAGTGAAACTGACGAATTACGAAATTGATGTACGTGAACAAAATATGATTCAATCGATGGTGAAGGTTGCGGCTTTTCCGCATTTGAAAGAAATAAAGGATTTTGATTTTAGTTTTCAACCGTCAATAAATCAAAAACAAATTTTAGATTTTCTAACACTTCGATTTATTGAAGCAAATGAAAACATAGTTTTTCTAGGGCCAAGTGGCGTAGGAAAAACACATTTAGCCACTTCCATTGGGATTGAGGCAGCGAAGAAACGTACAAGCACTTATTTCATTAAGTGCCATGACTTAATTCAAAATCTGAAGAAAGCACGTTTAGAAAATCGGTTAGAGAGTAGATTAAAACACTATACAAAATATAAACTCTTAATTATCGATGAGATCGGTTATTTACCGATTGATGCCGAGGACGCAAAGCTTTTCTTCCAACTCATCGATATGCGTTATGAGAAGCGTAGTACGATTCTTACAACGAATGTGAATTTTAAAGCATGGGATGAAATCTTTCAAGAACCCAAGCTGGCCAATGCGATTTTAGACCGCATTTTACACCACGCAACCGTTGTCACTATCGTTGGAGATTCTTATCGATTAAAGAATCATTTAGAGAAAGAAAACGAGTGA
- the istA gene encoding IS21 family transposase → MYISINVETDFKIKSLEDLPKLKQLMEHLKMKINKSQLARDLGVDRRTIDKYLNGFIPKRTRKKPSKIDEYYEIIAALLSEDAKQKFYYRRVLWQYLKDNHGLDCAASTFRAYIAKTPEFNAYFEEDKRIPSPKGTARFETPIGKQAQLDWKESIPFETKDGQNVEINVAVLILSHSRFRTFLMSISKSQSVLFFFLTETFEALGGVPAEIITDNMKTIMDEARTEHSPGRVNAKFAQFAKDFGFEVKPCIAGRPRTKGKVETTMKILDEIHAYQGQLTLEELHQFVQDLSHRVNHEVHQGTGKIPAIEFKKERNHLLQLPTEKVRDSYRIKHTLVKVNASNMISYKSNQYSVPAQYQGKKVGLQVYDNQLWIYYNTELIAQHPISNKKLNYQEAHYQEALGVSMPNYPDIDDLAKRNLATIGEVYK, encoded by the coding sequence ATGTACATATCGATAAATGTCGAAACTGATTTTAAGATTAAGAGTCTTGAAGACTTACCAAAATTAAAACAACTAATGGAGCATTTGAAGATGAAAATTAATAAAAGTCAATTAGCTAGAGATCTAGGTGTAGATCGAAGAACCATTGATAAATATTTAAATGGATTTATTCCTAAACGTACACGAAAGAAGCCCTCCAAAATTGATGAATACTATGAAATCATCGCTGCACTACTTTCGGAAGATGCTAAGCAAAAGTTTTATTATCGTCGTGTGCTATGGCAGTATTTAAAGGATAATCATGGACTGGATTGTGCAGCATCGACGTTCCGAGCGTATATTGCGAAAACGCCCGAATTTAATGCTTACTTTGAAGAGGATAAACGAATTCCTTCTCCTAAAGGCACAGCACGTTTTGAAACGCCTATAGGAAAACAAGCACAATTGGATTGGAAAGAGAGTATTCCTTTTGAAACAAAGGATGGTCAGAACGTTGAAATCAATGTTGCAGTACTGATTCTATCTCATTCACGTTTCAGAACCTTCCTAATGAGTATTTCTAAGTCACAAAGTGTCCTGTTTTTCTTCTTAACAGAAACATTCGAAGCTCTTGGAGGGGTGCCAGCTGAAATCATCACGGATAATATGAAAACCATTATGGATGAGGCAAGAACAGAACATTCCCCAGGAAGAGTAAATGCCAAGTTTGCACAATTCGCTAAGGATTTTGGTTTTGAGGTGAAGCCATGCATTGCTGGACGTCCAAGGACAAAAGGAAAAGTGGAAACCACAATGAAAATATTAGATGAAATTCATGCTTATCAAGGTCAGTTGACCTTGGAAGAATTACATCAATTTGTGCAAGATTTATCTCATCGAGTAAACCATGAGGTCCACCAAGGAACTGGAAAAATTCCTGCGATAGAATTCAAAAAAGAAAGGAATCACCTACTCCAGTTACCAACTGAGAAAGTAAGAGATTCCTATCGGATCAAACATACGCTTGTAAAAGTAAATGCATCCAACATGATTTCCTACAAATCAAACCAATACTCGGTACCAGCACAGTACCAAGGAAAGAAAGTAGGCTTACAAGTGTATGATAATCAATTATGGATTTATTATAACACGGAACTGATTGCGCAACACCCAATAAGTAATAAGAAATTAAATTATCAGGAAGCACATTATCAAGAAGCCTTGGGCGTTTCCATGCCGAATTATCCGGATATTGATGATTTAGCGAAACGGAATTTAGCAACGATTGGAGAAGTGTATAAATAA